In Agrobacterium sp. RAC06, a single window of DNA contains:
- a CDS encoding ABC transporter permease: MLEKLHLLGFAEGGWGAALLGAAAMTLLLSVLGFLLGAVFGALGASGALSAKRIPRSLAAAYGTVFRGIPDLLTIYLFYYGGSVALTAIAESFGSEGFVGLPSLATGVIAIGIISGAYQAEVYRGAYLAVERGQFDAAKALALSRLQMLRLVIIPQLLRHAIPGLSNVWQLVLKDSALISVIGLVELMRQAQIGAGSTREPFLFYLAAAGLYFAIAGITGQVFRAAETRTSRGIMHR, encoded by the coding sequence ATGCTTGAAAAACTGCATCTGCTCGGTTTCGCCGAAGGTGGCTGGGGTGCGGCACTTCTCGGCGCAGCCGCCATGACCCTGCTGCTGTCGGTGCTGGGCTTTCTGCTTGGAGCCGTCTTTGGCGCGCTTGGCGCCAGCGGCGCTCTATCGGCGAAACGTATCCCGAGATCCCTTGCCGCAGCCTATGGCACCGTCTTTCGTGGCATTCCGGATCTGCTGACGATCTACCTCTTCTACTATGGCGGCAGCGTTGCCCTCACCGCGATCGCCGAGAGCTTCGGTTCCGAAGGCTTCGTCGGTCTGCCCTCGCTTGCAACAGGTGTCATCGCGATCGGCATCATCTCCGGCGCCTACCAGGCCGAGGTCTATCGCGGCGCCTATCTCGCGGTCGAACGCGGACAGTTCGACGCGGCGAAAGCCTTGGCCCTGTCGCGCCTGCAGATGCTTCGCCTCGTCATCATCCCACAACTGTTGCGCCACGCGATCCCGGGCCTCAGCAATGTCTGGCAACTGGTGCTCAAGGATTCCGCCCTGATCTCCGTCATCGGTCTCGTCGAACTCATGCGTCAGGCACAGATCGGTGCCGGCTCGACGCGTGAACCCTTCCTGTTCTATCTCGCCGCTGCCGGTCTCTACTTCGCCATCGCCGGCATCACCGGCCAGGTCTTCCGCGCCGCCGAGACACGCACATCCCGGGGGATCATGCATCGATGA
- a CDS encoding transporter substrate-binding domain-containing protein — protein MTIHRMAALTAVFTTLAFGQAALAQDAPKSIKIATEGAYAPWSFTTADGKLDGLEVELANDLCARMKITCEIVAQDWDGLIPSLTVGKFDVIMASMFITPKRLETIDFTQPYAVDPSGFAVARDSDLGKLGVSTEKFKLEDEAAAIAAIDTLKPLLQGKIVGVQAATTNLDFVKKYFGDIVEIREYKTTEQHDLDLSAGRIDALFAQQTALAATLAKPEFGDYTIAGPGFVGGVFGLGTGAGLRKEDTKLKDMLNAAIDSAIADGTIKRISEKWVGTDVTPVK, from the coding sequence ATGACGATCCATCGCATGGCAGCGCTTACGGCTGTCTTCACCACACTTGCATTCGGCCAGGCGGCTCTGGCACAGGATGCGCCGAAATCCATCAAGATCGCGACCGAAGGCGCCTACGCGCCGTGGAGCTTCACAACGGCGGACGGTAAGCTCGACGGCCTCGAAGTCGAGTTGGCAAACGATCTTTGCGCCCGCATGAAGATCACCTGCGAGATCGTCGCGCAGGATTGGGACGGCCTCATTCCCTCGCTCACCGTTGGCAAGTTCGATGTCATCATGGCGAGCATGTTCATCACGCCAAAGCGCCTGGAAACCATCGACTTCACCCAGCCTTACGCCGTCGATCCCTCAGGCTTTGCGGTCGCCAGGGACAGCGACCTCGGCAAGCTCGGCGTCTCCACCGAAAAGTTCAAGCTGGAGGATGAAGCCGCAGCGATCGCGGCCATCGACACGCTGAAGCCGCTGCTTCAGGGCAAGATCGTCGGTGTGCAGGCTGCCACCACCAACCTCGACTTCGTCAAGAAGTACTTCGGCGACATCGTCGAGATCCGCGAATACAAGACCACCGAACAGCACGATCTTGACCTTTCTGCGGGCCGCATCGACGCGCTCTTTGCCCAGCAGACGGCGCTGGCCGCCACGCTCGCCAAGCCGGAATTTGGCGACTACACGATCGCTGGCCCGGGCTTCGTCGGCGGCGTTTTCGGCCTCGGCACCGGCGCTGGTTTGCGCAAGGAAGACACCAAGTTGAAGGACATGCTGAATGCGGCGATCGACTCCGCCATCGCGGATGGGACGATCAAGCGCATCTCCGAGAAATGGGTCGGCACCGACGTCACCCCGGTCAAGTAA
- a CDS encoding GntR family transcriptional regulator codes for MPISTTATAHLASTAEQEAYLHLQRALRIGRYKPGERLIPEEIATEIGMSRMPVREAFRRLAADGLVTLRPNRGCVVAGLTLDEIHETFEIRSVLEGLAVRLATPRMNSETFEELDRLLERMERAGQSGSSDWVLRHQEFHALIYNLSGRPKLIRQITALHVAIEPYMRIWFDYVDKPLSAREEHQKLIDAFQSGDARHAEAVMQDHIIETASMLADYASPGRP; via the coding sequence ATGCCGATTTCGACCACCGCCACGGCGCATCTTGCCTCGACGGCCGAGCAGGAGGCCTATCTCCACCTGCAGCGCGCCTTGCGGATCGGTCGCTACAAGCCGGGCGAGCGGTTGATCCCGGAAGAGATCGCAACCGAGATCGGCATGAGCCGCATGCCGGTTCGCGAAGCCTTCCGGCGGCTCGCGGCCGATGGTTTGGTGACGCTGCGCCCCAATCGCGGCTGTGTCGTCGCTGGCCTGACGCTCGACGAAATCCATGAAACCTTCGAAATTCGCTCCGTGCTTGAAGGCCTTGCCGTTCGTCTCGCGACACCGCGCATGAATTCGGAGACATTCGAGGAACTGGATCGGCTGCTGGAGCGCATGGAACGCGCCGGACAGTCGGGCAGCAGCGACTGGGTCCTGCGCCATCAGGAATTCCACGCGCTCATCTACAACCTGAGTGGTCGCCCGAAGCTGATCCGCCAGATCACCGCGCTGCATGTGGCGATCGAGCCCTACATGCGCATCTGGTTCGACTATGTCGACAAGCCTCTCTCGGCCCGTGAGGAGCATCAGAAGCTGATCGACGCCTTCCAGTCAGGCGATGCCCGCCATGCCGAAGCGGTCATGCAGGACCACATCATAGAAACGGCATCCATGCTTGCCGATTACGCCAGTCCCGGGCGGCCCTGA
- a CDS encoding LysR family transcriptional regulator, whose product MLDLVHLRSFVSIAQLGSFTLASQKLGLRQSTVSQHLQRLEEVLGRRLLDRDTHGVRLTADGEALLPHARQLLSLERQTASLFEAAQPRGRLRLGISEDLVSGQLPALLQDFIADYPAVELHLTVALSKDLADMQDKGDLDLVFAKRRLGNRRGEAILREPLVWLAADPDAVLAKPILPLIVFPPPSLTRTLLMEALERAGQPWRIVCSCQSLSGLTAAARAGMGVLVQPRNLAPSGLRELPPSALPTIEDVEFILVASPAADRNTIAAFTRLVRERVANGLHPAR is encoded by the coding sequence ATGCTCGATCTCGTTCACTTGCGCAGTTTCGTGTCCATCGCCCAGCTTGGCAGCTTCACCCTTGCCAGCCAGAAACTCGGTTTGCGACAATCGACCGTCAGCCAGCACCTGCAGCGCCTCGAAGAGGTACTCGGCCGGCGCCTGCTTGACCGCGACACCCACGGCGTGCGCCTGACGGCCGACGGCGAAGCCCTTCTTCCGCATGCCCGTCAACTTCTATCGCTGGAACGGCAGACGGCGTCCCTCTTCGAGGCTGCCCAGCCTCGCGGTCGGTTGCGGCTCGGCATCTCCGAAGATCTGGTCTCCGGCCAGCTTCCGGCACTCCTGCAGGACTTCATCGCCGATTATCCTGCCGTCGAGCTCCATCTGACGGTGGCGCTGTCCAAGGATCTCGCCGACATGCAGGACAAGGGCGACCTTGATCTAGTCTTTGCCAAGCGTCGCCTGGGCAATCGCCGGGGCGAGGCGATCCTGCGCGAACCGCTCGTCTGGCTCGCCGCAGATCCAGACGCGGTTCTGGCGAAACCCATCCTGCCGCTGATCGTCTTTCCACCACCGAGCCTCACCAGAACACTCCTGATGGAGGCGCTGGAACGCGCCGGGCAACCCTGGCGGATCGTCTGTTCCTGCCAGAGCCTGAGCGGCCTAACCGCTGCAGCGCGAGCCGGAATGGGCGTCCTTGTCCAGCCGCGCAACCTCGCTCCATCAGGGCTGCGGGAACTGCCTCCTTCCGCCCTGCCGACGATCGAGGATGTCGAATTCATCCTCGTGGCATCTCCCGCCGCAGATCGCAACACGATCGCGGCCTTCACCCGCCTCGTCCGGGAAAGGGTGGCAAACGGCCTTCACCCCGCCCGCTAA
- a CDS encoding bile acid:sodium symporter family protein: MKRFFPDTFTLLLIAMVVLATLLPISGKPAEWFGLATSLAIALLFFLHGARLSTDVVVAGFLHWRLQSFILAVTFVVFPLLGLLMGLLSPWLIPPVLYLGLLYVCVLPSTVQSSIAFTSIAGGNVPAAICAASASNILGMFLTPALVAVLFSAGGHVGVSLDMIWKIMLQLFLPFVLGQLLQPFIGNWIRARKSLLAPVDRGSILMVVYLAFSNAVIEGIWTEFSTADLALVIGLDVALLVAVLLITAFGSKLFGFSREDRITAIFCGSKKSLASGVPMAGVIFAGQSVGAIVLPLMLFHQIQLMLCAWLARRFILAAPEPVLTSSQQAPGK, from the coding sequence ATGAAACGCTTTTTTCCCGATACCTTTACCCTGCTGCTTATCGCCATGGTCGTGCTTGCGACGTTATTGCCGATTTCCGGCAAGCCTGCGGAATGGTTTGGGCTAGCGACCAGTTTGGCGATTGCGCTGCTTTTCTTCCTGCATGGTGCACGCCTTTCGACCGATGTGGTCGTGGCGGGCTTCCTGCACTGGCGGCTCCAGAGCTTCATTCTTGCGGTCACCTTCGTGGTCTTTCCACTGCTCGGTCTGTTGATGGGTTTGCTGTCGCCGTGGTTGATCCCGCCGGTGCTCTATCTTGGCCTTCTCTATGTCTGCGTTTTGCCATCGACAGTGCAATCCTCCATCGCCTTCACATCGATCGCCGGAGGCAATGTGCCGGCCGCGATCTGTGCTGCTTCTGCGTCAAACATTCTAGGCATGTTCCTGACGCCGGCGCTTGTTGCGGTACTCTTTTCAGCGGGAGGTCATGTCGGGGTGTCGCTGGACATGATCTGGAAGATCATGCTGCAACTGTTTCTACCCTTCGTCCTTGGCCAGTTGTTGCAGCCCTTCATCGGCAACTGGATCCGGGCGCGCAAGTCCCTGCTTGCGCCCGTCGATCGCGGTTCGATCCTGATGGTCGTCTATCTCGCCTTCTCCAATGCCGTAATCGAGGGCATCTGGACTGAATTCTCCACCGCGGACCTGGCCTTGGTGATCGGTCTCGATGTCGCCCTGCTTGTCGCCGTGCTGTTGATTACGGCGTTCGGATCGAAGCTGTTCGGCTTCAGCCGGGAGGACCGGATCACCGCGATCTTCTGTGGATCGAAGAAGAGCCTGGCAAGTGGTGTGCCGATGGCCGGCGTCATCTTCGCCGGCCAGTCGGTTGGCGCAATCGTGCTGCCGCTGATGCTCTTTCACCAGATCCAGTTGATGCTCTGTGCGTGGCTGGCGCGGCGGTTCATCCTTGCCGCGCCGGAGCCGGTGCTCACGTCCTCTCAGCAGGCGCCCGGAAAATAG
- a CDS encoding coniferyl-alcohol dehydrogenase, with protein MTLAGKTIVITGVSSGIGGEVARLARFRGATVIGVDRNDAMLTLDGFIKIDLADPAAIDAVLAQFPARIDALVNAAGVPGTADKDLVARVNYLGLRHLTEALIERMPKGSSIVNFASILGAEWPKRIEQHKVLADTKSFAEGQAWLAANPVAQETCYQYFKEALIVWTMKRSQALFMEHDIRMNSVAPGPVFTPILGDFVTMLGQERVQADAHRMKRPALADEIAGPVLFLCSEDARWVNGVNLPIDGGLAATYT; from the coding sequence ATGACCCTTGCAGGAAAAACAATTGTCATCACAGGCGTCTCTTCGGGCATCGGCGGTGAAGTCGCCCGCCTCGCCCGCTTTCGCGGCGCAACCGTCATCGGTGTCGATCGCAACGACGCCATGCTGACACTCGACGGCTTCATCAAGATCGATCTCGCCGATCCGGCCGCCATCGACGCAGTGCTTGCCCAGTTCCCCGCCCGCATCGACGCGCTCGTCAATGCTGCGGGCGTTCCCGGCACAGCAGACAAGGACCTCGTCGCCCGTGTCAACTATCTCGGTCTTCGGCATCTGACCGAAGCCTTGATCGAGCGCATGCCAAAAGGTTCCTCCATCGTCAACTTCGCCTCGATCCTCGGTGCAGAATGGCCAAAGCGCATCGAGCAGCATAAGGTGCTCGCCGACACCAAGAGCTTCGCCGAAGGCCAAGCCTGGCTTGCAGCGAACCCGGTCGCTCAGGAAACCTGCTACCAGTATTTCAAGGAGGCCCTGATCGTCTGGACGATGAAGCGCAGCCAGGCCCTGTTCATGGAGCACGACATCAGGATGAATTCGGTGGCCCCCGGTCCCGTGTTCACCCCGATCCTCGGCGACTTCGTGACCATGCTTGGCCAGGAACGTGTCCAGGCAGACGCCCACCGAATGAAACGCCCGGCGCTGGCCGATGAAATCGCAGGGCCCGTACTCTTCCTCTGCTCGGAAGATGCCCGGTGGGTGAATGGGGTGAACCTGCCGATCGATGGCGGTCTTGCAGCAACCTACACCTGA
- a CDS encoding benzaldehyde dehydrogenase: MNMHAPNFLDTARWGGLAYISEWQETMAGTLNVTDPANGNVLAAVGLCGPADVARAAKQAKAAQKAWAKTLPAERAAILTRAADLLEQNGQELAAWIMQESGSIHPKAMIEIEHGALFIRHAASLATQPSGMFLPGMDDRTNYARRVPHGVVGVISPFNFPLVLSVRSIAAAIALGNTVVHKPDPRTPISGGIIIARIFEEAGLPKGVLHVVPGGADAGEALCSDPNIAMVSFTGSARGGSKVGEICGRHLKRVQLELGGKNALVILDDADLDVAASNAAWGTFLHQGQICMATGLILVDEKIETAITERLVSKAQHLPAGDPSTKQVALGPIISDSQVEAIQKIVDDAVAKGAKLLAGGTHDGRFYAATVLSGVKPGMLAFEEEIFGPVACIVSFKTDEEAVELANRSDYGLAAGVISNNLGRAMAVGDELNVGQLHINDQTVNGGPYAPFGGRGKSGNGTRVGGPADIEEFTQWQWVSVKKTATPYPF, from the coding sequence ATGAACATGCACGCGCCCAATTTTCTGGACACCGCTCGCTGGGGCGGGCTGGCCTATATCTCCGAGTGGCAGGAGACCATGGCAGGAACGCTCAATGTGACCGATCCCGCCAATGGCAATGTCCTGGCAGCCGTCGGCCTCTGCGGCCCGGCCGATGTCGCCCGCGCGGCAAAACAGGCCAAAGCCGCACAGAAAGCATGGGCCAAGACCTTGCCGGCTGAGCGTGCGGCGATCCTCACTCGTGCCGCAGACCTTTTGGAGCAAAACGGTCAGGAACTGGCGGCCTGGATCATGCAGGAATCCGGCTCCATCCATCCGAAAGCGATGATCGAGATCGAACACGGCGCACTCTTCATCCGCCATGCCGCATCGCTGGCAACCCAGCCGTCCGGCATGTTTTTGCCTGGCATGGATGATCGGACCAACTATGCCCGGCGCGTGCCGCATGGCGTGGTCGGCGTCATCTCTCCGTTCAATTTCCCGCTCGTTCTGTCCGTACGCTCGATCGCGGCTGCAATCGCGCTTGGAAATACTGTGGTGCACAAGCCGGATCCGCGAACGCCGATCTCCGGCGGCATCATCATCGCCCGCATCTTCGAAGAGGCTGGCCTTCCCAAGGGCGTCCTGCATGTCGTGCCGGGTGGCGCGGATGCCGGTGAAGCCCTCTGCAGCGATCCGAACATTGCCATGGTCTCCTTCACCGGCTCGGCACGTGGTGGCTCCAAAGTGGGTGAGATCTGCGGCCGTCACCTCAAGCGCGTCCAGCTCGAACTCGGCGGCAAGAATGCACTCGTCATTCTCGATGACGCCGATCTTGATGTGGCAGCCTCCAATGCCGCCTGGGGCACCTTCCTGCACCAGGGCCAGATCTGCATGGCAACCGGGCTGATCCTGGTTGATGAAAAGATCGAGACTGCTATCACCGAGCGCCTTGTCAGCAAGGCACAACACCTGCCAGCCGGCGATCCCTCGACCAAGCAGGTGGCGCTCGGCCCGATCATCTCCGACAGCCAGGTCGAAGCGATCCAGAAGATCGTTGACGATGCCGTGGCTAAGGGGGCGAAGCTGCTCGCCGGTGGCACCCATGACGGTCGCTTCTATGCCGCAACCGTGCTCTCGGGCGTCAAGCCGGGCATGCTGGCCTTTGAGGAAGAGATCTTCGGGCCTGTCGCCTGCATCGTCTCGTTCAAGACGGATGAGGAAGCGGTAGAGCTCGCCAACCGGTCGGACTATGGGCTGGCGGCCGGCGTGATCTCGAACAATCTCGGACGCGCCATGGCCGTCGGCGACGAGTTGAATGTCGGACAGCTCCACATCAACGACCAGACGGTCAATGGCGGCCCCTACGCACCCTTCGGCGGTCGAGGAAAGTCCGGGAACGGCACCCGTGTCGGCGGCCCGGCAGATATCGAAGAGTTCACCCAGTGGCAGTGGGTCTCGGTGAAAAAGACCGCGACACCCTATCCGTTCTGA